A genomic window from Triticum urartu cultivar G1812 chromosome 7, Tu2.1, whole genome shotgun sequence includes:
- the LOC125520080 gene encoding hydroxyproline O-galactosyltransferase GALT2-like: MARRWRPSHLVFVAGVAYLILISLKFRRVLDLATADLAAVDSAFSSPSSTDHLPPLLPGSSSSSNATLFQVQPFWHRYDRVSLPDIAARNRSALDRMADDAWSLGLTAWEDAAAFAGDPWELAAVDAASTDKCPAAVSVRARGRVVFLPCGLAAGSAVTVIGTPRSAHKEYVPQLARMRQGDGTVHVSQFMVELQGLRAVDGEDPPRILHLNPRLRGDWSQRPIIEHNTCYRMQWGSAQRCDGLQPEDNDDKVDGFTKCEKWIRDDIVDTKESKTTSWLKRFIGRAKKPAMTWPFPFVEDRLFVLTIQAGVEGFHIYVGGRHVTSFPYRPGFTLEDATGLYVKGDVDVHSVYATALPMSHPSFSLQQVLEMSDKWRSQPLPRDPVYLFIGILSASNHFAERMAVRKTWMQTSEIKSSKVVARFFVALNSRKEVNVMLKKEAEYFGDIVILPFIDRYELVVLKTIAICEYGVQNLTAAHVMKCDDDTFVRVDVVLRHIKMNSLGKPLYMGNLNLLHRPLRTGKWAVTEEEWPEDIYPPYANGPGYVISGGIAKFVVSQHANQSLRLFKMEDVSMGLWVEKFNYTMPVRYSHSWKFCQYGCLENYYTAHYQSPRQMLCLWDKLVRGRPSCCNYR; the protein is encoded by the exons ATGGCGCGGCGGTGGCGGCCGTCGCACCTTGTGTTCGTCGCGGGGGTGGCCTATCTCATCCTCATCTCCCTCAAGTTCCGCCGCGTCCTCGACCTTGCCACCGCCGACCTCGCCGCTGTTGACTCCGCCTTCTCCTCCCCATCCTCCACCGACCACCTTCCCCCTCTCCTCCCAGGCAGCTCGTCCTCCTCCAATGCCACCCTGTTCCAGGTCCAGCCCTTCTGGCACCGCTACGACCGCGTCTCCCTCCCCGACATCGCCGCTCGCAACCgctccgcgctcgaccgcatggCCGACGACGCCTGGTCGCTCGGGCTCACCGCCTGGGAGGACGCCGCAGCCTTCGCCGGGGACCCCTGGGAGCTCGCCGCCGTCGATGCCGCCTCTACCGACAAGTGCCCCGCCGCCGTCTCCGTGCGCGCGCGGGGGAGGGTCGTCTTCCTGCCCTGCGGCCTCGCCGCTGGCTCCGCTGTCACCGTCATCGGCACGCCTAGGTCAGCGCACAAGGAATACGTGCCGCAGCTCGCCAGGATGCGCCAGGGGGACGGGACCGTGCACGTCTCGCAGTTCATGGTCGAGCTGCAGGGCCTGCGCGCCGTTGACGGCGAGGACCCACCCAGGATACTGCACCTTAACCCCAGGCTGAGGGGGGACTGGAGCCAGCGCCCCATCATCGAGCACAATACCTGCTACCGGATGCAGTGGGGCTCCGCACAGCGCTGTGACGGCTTGCAGCCCGAGGACAACGACGACAAGG TCGATGGGTTCACCAAATGTGAGAAATGGATACGTGATGATATTGTTGACACAAAAGAGTCCAAGACAACTTCATGGCTAAAGAGGTTCATAGGGCGTGCAAAGAAACCGGCAATGACATGGCCATTCCCTTTTGTGGAAGACAGGCTATTTGTTCTTACTATACAAGCTGGTGTTGAAGGTTTCCACATATATGTTGGTGGTCGACATGTGACATCTTTCCCTTATCGACCA GGGTTCACTCTTGAAGATGCAACAGGATTATATGTTAAGGGTGATGTGGATGTCCATTCAGTTTATGCCACTGCTCTTCCTATGTCTCATCCCAGTTTTTCCCTTCAACAAGTCCTTGAAATGTCAGACAAATGGAGGTCCCAACCACTGCCAAGAGACCCAGTTTACCTTTTTATCGGAATACTTTCGGCATCAAATCATTTTGCTGAGCGCATGGCTGTGAGAAAAACTTGGATGCAAACTTCAGAAATTAAGTCTTCTAAAGTAGTCGCACGATTCTTTGTAGCACTG AATTCGAGGAAAGAGGTCAATGTGATGCTGAAGAAAGAAGCTGAATACTTCGGAGATATTGTCATTTTGCCATTTATAGATCGTTATGAACTGGTAGTTCTTAAGACAATCGCTATTTGCGAGTATGGG GTCCAGAACTTGACAGCGGCCCATGTCATGAAATGTGACGACGATACATTTGTGAGGGTAGATGTGGTTCTCAGACATATCAAGATGAACTCCCTTGGCAAACCATTATACATGGGGAACCTTAACCTCTTGCATAGACCACTGAGAACTGGGAAATGGGCAGTTACGGAGGAG GAGTGGCCTGAAGATATCTATCCGCCTTATGCTAATGGACCCGGTTATGTAATTTCTGGTGGCATAGCAAAATTCGTCGTGTCTCAGCATGCCAATCAGAGTTTAAGG CTATTCAAGATGGAGGATGTAAGTATGGGGCTATGGGTTGAAAAATTCAATTATACCATGCCTGTCAGGTATTCTCATAGCTGGAAGTTCTGCCAGTATGGTTGCCTCGAGAACTACTACACTGCGCACTATCAGTCGCCAAGGCAAATGCTATGCTTGTGGGACAAGTTGGTTCGTGGTCGCCCATCCTGCTGCAATTACAGATAG